One Methylocystis iwaonis genomic window, TGCGCGTGATTATACATCGCGAGGATCGCGACCAGCATCAGCAGCGAACCGGCGAGCGTGTAGAGGAAGAATTTGAAGCTCGCGTAGACGCGCCGCTTGCCGCCCCAAATGCCGATGATGAGGAACATCGGAATGAGGCCGCCCTCGAAGAAGAGATAAAAGAGGACGAGGTCCAGCGCGCAGAAGACGCCGATCATCAGCGTCTCGAGCACGAGGAAGGCAAGCATATATTCCCGCACCCGCTTCGTGACCGACTCGAAGGAAGCCAGGATCGAGAAGGGCATGATGAAGGTGGTGAGCAGGACGAGCGGCATCGAAATGCCGTCGACGCCGAGCTTATAGATCAGCCCCGAGCCGAACCAGTTCTTTTCCTCGACGAACTGAAAGCCCGGGTTCGAGGTGTCGAAGCCCGCCCAGACGTAGAGCGACAGGGCGAAAGTGACGAGCGTCGTCAGCAGCGTCGCCCAGCGGATGTTGCGCAGGCTCGCCTCGTCGTCGCCCTTTTGCGTCAGCAGAAAGGCTGCGCCCGCGAGCGGTAGAAACGTAAGGCCGGTAAGAATGCCGAACCCGAACATCAGCGCAGCCCTCCGGCGACGAAATAAGTGACGATAGCGGCGACGCCGATGAGCATGGCGAAGGCGTAGTTGTAGATGAAGCCGGTCTGCAGACGGACGGCGATCTTGGCGCCGTCGGCGACGCGCGCGGCCACGCCGTCGGGCCCGAGCCCGTCGATGATGGCGCCGTCGCCGCCCTTCCAGAACAGACGGCCGATCACAAAGGCCGGCTTTACAAAGATGGCGTCATAGAGCTCGTCGAAATACCACTTGTTGAGCAGGAACTGGTAGAGGCGCGGGAAAGCGCTGGCCAGTTGCTGCGCGGTGCCGGGCTTCAGCACATAGACGTAGAGCGCCACGAGGAAGCCGAGCACCATCATTGCCGTCGGCGAATAGCCGGCCCAGGCGGGGATGCTGTGCATCTCGTGCAGCACCTCATTGTGCTCGCTCGTGAAGAGCGCGCCCTTCCAGAATTCGCCGTAAGCATGGCCGGCGAAATAGGGCTCGAAGATGTAGCCCGCGCCAATGGCCCCGACGGCGAGAACCGCAAGCGGGATCAGCATGACGATCGGCGACTCGTGCGGCGCATGATGACCATGTCCGTGATCGTCGTGGCCATGCGCGTGATCATCGTGGGCATGCGCATGACCGTGATCGTTGAGCGCAGCGGCGTGCGCGAGATCGGCGGCGGTCGGCTCATCATGCGTGTGATTATGCGGAACCTCATGCCCCGCGCGATGACCGAAGAAGGTCATGAACACCAGGCGCCAGGAGTAGAAGGAGGTCAGACCCGCCGCAACCACCGTCGAGACAAAGCCGAGCATCGCAGCCGTGCTGTGGCCGCTCGCCGCGAAGGCCGCCTCGATGATGCCGTCCTTGGAGAAGTAGCCCGCGGTGAGGGGGAAGCCCGTCAGCGCCAGCGTGCCGATGGTCATCATGGCGAAGGTGAAGGGAATGTCCTTCCGCAGCCCGCCCATGTTGCGCATGTCCTGCTCGTGATGCATCGCATGGATGACCGAGCCGGCGCCCAAGAAGAGCAGCGCCTTGAAGAAGGCGTGCGTGAAGAGGTGGAAAACGCCGAGCGAATAGGCGCCGACGCCCTCGGCGACGAACATATAGCCGAGCTGCGAACAGGTCGAATAAGCGATGACGCGCTTGATATCGTTCTGCACGAGACCGACCGTCGCGGCGAAGAAGGCGGTGACGGCGCCGATGACCGTCACGAACGCGAGGGCGGCCGGCGCATGCTCGAAGATCGGCGACAGGCGGGCGACCATGAACACGCCGGCGGTGACCATGGTGGCGGCGTGAATGAGCGCCGAGACCGGCGTCGGGCCTTCCATGGCGTCCGGCAACCAGGTGTGCAGGAAGAACTGCGCCGACTTGCCCATCGCGCCGATGAAGAGAAGGAAGGCGGCGATCGTCAGCGCATCGACGTCCATGCCGAAAACATGGATCGGCTTGCCCGCGAGGCCGGGCACGGCGGCGAAGACCTCGTTGAAGGTCAGCGACTGTGTGAGCTGGAAGATAAGGAAGATGCCGAGCGCAAAGCCGAAATCGCCGACGCGGTTGACCACGAAGGCCTTGATGGCGGCTGCGCAGGCCGAGGGCTTCTCGTACCAGAAGCCGATCAGCAGATAGGAGGCGAGACCCACGCCCTCCCAGCCGAAGAACATCTGCACGAGGTTGTCGGCCGTCACCAGCGTCAACATCGCGAAGGTGAAGAGCGACAGATAGGCGAAGAAACGCGGACGCGACGGATCCTCGTGCATATAGCCGATGGAGTAGAGGTGCACGAGGCTCGACACGGTGGTCACGACGACGAGCATCACCGCCGTCAGCGTATCGACGCGCAGCGCCCAATCGACCTTCAGCGCCCCGACCGTCATCCAATTGGCGAGCACCGGCGTGAAGCCGTGGTTATGGCCGAGAGCGACGTCGACGAAGGTGATCCACGACATGGCCGCGGAAGCGAATAGCAAGCCCGTCGTGACGAGCTCTGAAGGGCGCGGCCCGATCTTGCGCCCGAAGACGCCAGCGATCAGAAAGCCGAGCAGCGGCAGGAAGACGATTGCTTGGATCATCGCTCTAGATCAGCCCTTCAAGGAATTGATGTCTTCGACCGCGATGGTGCCGCGGTTGCGATAGAAGGCGACAAGGATCGCGAGGCCGATCGCGGCCTCCGCCGCCGCCACGGTGAGCACGAAGAGCGCGAACACCTGGCCGACGAGGTCGCCGAGCGACTGCGAGAAGGCCACGAAATTCAGATTCACCGACAAGAGGATCAGCTCCACCGACATCAGAATGACGATGATGTTCTTGCGGTTGAGAATGATGCCCGCGACGCCGAGCGTGAACAGGATCGCGGCGACGACGAGGTAGTGTGTCAGGCCGATGGTCATGGTCTTTCCTCGTTAGACGCCCGTCCGGAACGGAACCTTCTTGACTTCGATAACATTCTTGGCGTTGCGCGCGTTCTGCGCCGCGATGTTCTGCCGCTTGACGTTGGGCTTGTGATGCAGCGTGAGAACGATCGCGCCGATCATGGCCGTGAGCAGCACCAGCGCAGACGCCTGGAAGAAGATCACATATTTCGTGTAGAGCACCTGCCCCAGCGCGGCGGTGTTCGAGACATTGGCGGCGATCGGCGTCTCGAGGAGATTTTTCGAAGCGCTGGACGGCTGCCAGCCCACGGCGACCATGCCAAGCTCGGCGAGCACGACGACGCCGACAGCCGCGCCGACTGGCAGATATTTCGAGAAGCCCTGCTTCAACTCCGCGAAGTCGACATCGAGCATCATGACGACGAAGAGGAAGAGCACCGCCACCGCGCCGACATAGACCACGATCAGCAGCATCGCGAGGAATTCGGCGCCCGCCAGCAGGAAGAGTCCCGCGCCATTGCAGAAGGCGAGGATCAGGAACAGCACCGAAATCACCGGATTGCGGGCGAAGATCACCACGCAGGCCGACGCGATCATGATCGTCGCGAAGAGGTAGAAAAATACAGCCGCCACGGCCTCATCCTCTCATCATGAGCCGCGCGAGGCGGCTCGTATCGTTCCTTACCGGTAGGGCGCGTCCAGCGCGATGTTGCGCGCGAGCTCGCGTTCCCAACGGGCGC contains:
- the nuoL gene encoding NADH-quinone oxidoreductase subunit L — its product is MIQAIVFLPLLGFLIAGVFGRKIGPRPSELVTTGLLFASAAMSWITFVDVALGHNHGFTPVLANWMTVGALKVDWALRVDTLTAVMLVVVTTVSSLVHLYSIGYMHEDPSRPRFFAYLSLFTFAMLTLVTADNLVQMFFGWEGVGLASYLLIGFWYEKPSACAAAIKAFVVNRVGDFGFALGIFLIFQLTQSLTFNEVFAAVPGLAGKPIHVFGMDVDALTIAAFLLFIGAMGKSAQFFLHTWLPDAMEGPTPVSALIHAATMVTAGVFMVARLSPIFEHAPAALAFVTVIGAVTAFFAATVGLVQNDIKRVIAYSTCSQLGYMFVAEGVGAYSLGVFHLFTHAFFKALLFLGAGSVIHAMHHEQDMRNMGGLRKDIPFTFAMMTIGTLALTGFPLTAGYFSKDGIIEAAFAASGHSTAAMLGFVSTVVAAGLTSFYSWRLVFMTFFGHRAGHEVPHNHTHDEPTAADLAHAAALNDHGHAHAHDDHAHGHDDHGHGHHAPHESPIVMLIPLAVLAVGAIGAGYIFEPYFAGHAYGEFWKGALFTSEHNEVLHEMHSIPAWAGYSPTAMMVLGFLVALYVYVLKPGTAQQLASAFPRLYQFLLNKWYFDELYDAIFVKPAFVIGRLFWKGGDGAIIDGLGPDGVAARVADGAKIAVRLQTGFIYNYAFAMLIGVAAIVTYFVAGGLR
- the nuoK gene encoding NADH-quinone oxidoreductase subunit NuoK, translating into MTIGLTHYLVVAAILFTLGVAGIILNRKNIIVILMSVELILLSVNLNFVAFSQSLGDLVGQVFALFVLTVAAAEAAIGLAILVAFYRNRGTIAVEDINSLKG
- a CDS encoding NADH-quinone oxidoreductase subunit J; this translates as MAAVFFYLFATIMIASACVVIFARNPVISVLFLILAFCNGAGLFLLAGAEFLAMLLIVVYVGAVAVLFLFVVMMLDVDFAELKQGFSKYLPVGAAVGVVVLAELGMVAVGWQPSSASKNLLETPIAANVSNTAALGQVLYTKYVIFFQASALVLLTAMIGAIVLTLHHKPNVKRQNIAAQNARNAKNVIEVKKVPFRTGV